The genomic DNA GTAATTTCCGATGCAGCTGCGGTGGCGTATGAGCTTAACAAGCCGCTAGTCATTGAAGATGTGAAGGTTGCGCCGCCTCAAACCGGTGAAGTTCGAGTTCAGATTCTCTTCACTGCACTTCGCCTCAAGGTACAGATGACATGACTCATAATTCTCATCATTTTTCATTTAGTTTACGGAATGAAATGTTTTTTTTGGAAATGAAATGTTTGAACTGCTATTGCTATTTCAAAATCCATTGATTGGATAGATCTTTGGTAATTTATGTTCAAATATGTGATAAAATACCTGTAATGTGTAGCTCTTGgggatttaatttaatttttttttttgcaaggtGGGTTgtgtataataaaaataaagtgaATTTTTGTTACATGAAATATACTAATTTGCAAAAGTGATGGGGATTCATAGAGTGTAACAAATGGGTCTTTACATTTTTATGTAACAGAAAGTAAATTGGTCACGGCTAATGCTAGTTTACAAAAATCAGGGGAATTCATAGAGTGTAACAACTGGGTCTTAACATTTTTATGTAACAGAAAGTAAATTGGTCACAGTTGTGTTACAATTTTTGTGTAACATCCATGTTGATAGTTCATGTTTGCTGGGTTCAGATCCATGAAAGTTTTATACTCTGTTTTTATTGTTAcattttattgttattatttgaaGTTTTTTTTCTTGACAGAACCGCTGCTGCCATAGTGAAGGAGAAAAGGGTTTTTGTAGGTGGTTGAAGATAGTGGTGAAggtgcatgttacattttttgaTCATGTAAAAAGTGGGTTTTTTTGTTGTATAGAAACATAGTGTTATTTGTTACAGACGTTTACAGAAACAATGTGTTACATAAAGTGGTTTTTGTTATTGTTACACATGGTATGTTTTCATATTTATGTAACGTTTTACATGTTATATTTTTTGTATAACATTTCTATGTTacattttcatgtttttatgttTACGTTTTTTGATGGAATTGCAAGAAAAAGACTCTTACAATTTTTTTAATAGCCAAAAAGATGTAACATACAGTCA from Helianthus annuus cultivar XRQ/B chromosome 7, HanXRQr2.0-SUNRISE, whole genome shotgun sequence includes the following:
- the LOC110866155 gene encoding alcohol dehydrogenase class-3-like; the protein is MKFNPIVISDAAAVAYELNKPLVIEDVKVAPPQTGEVRVQILFTALRLKNRCCHSEGEKGFCRWLKIVVKVHVTFFDHVKSGFFCCIET